In the genome of Cellvibrio sp. KY-YJ-3, one region contains:
- a CDS encoding NAD(+) kinase: protein MTHFSTIGLIGHLNNERAVYSIKRLIRFLQQRNKAFVLEAETAALITDAGMVAGAQQIMDMETLGQVCDLVIVVGGDGSLLRGARALAQYQVPLLGVNRGRLGFLTDITPEDIENKVDEVLSGKFTSEKRFLLDMEVKRAGQLIDTADALNDVVLHPGKFIHMLQFEIYVDGVFVTSQRSDGVIVATPTGSTAYSLSGGGPILHPTLDAIVVVPMNPHTLSSRPIVVAGNSEISIRVGEHNRAEPMVTCDGSSHVEVQTGDEICIRKKSQLLELLHPLDYNFYQRCRSKLGWGGHLLRE from the coding sequence ATGACTCATTTTTCGACTATCGGCCTTATCGGCCACCTTAACAACGAGCGCGCGGTTTATTCCATCAAGCGGCTTATTCGATTTTTGCAGCAGCGCAACAAAGCCTTTGTATTGGAGGCAGAAACGGCAGCGCTAATCACCGACGCCGGAATGGTCGCTGGTGCCCAGCAGATAATGGATATGGAAACCCTTGGGCAGGTGTGTGATCTGGTCATTGTGGTTGGTGGTGATGGCAGTTTGCTACGCGGTGCCCGGGCGCTGGCGCAGTATCAAGTCCCATTGCTTGGGGTTAATCGCGGCCGTCTGGGATTTTTGACTGACATCACCCCGGAAGATATCGAAAATAAAGTAGATGAAGTGCTCTCCGGCAAATTTACCTCGGAAAAACGTTTTCTGCTGGACATGGAAGTAAAGCGTGCAGGTCAACTAATTGATACCGCCGATGCGCTGAATGATGTAGTGCTGCATCCCGGCAAGTTTATTCATATGCTGCAATTTGAAATTTATGTGGATGGTGTATTTGTCACCAGCCAGCGCTCAGATGGGGTAATAGTCGCTACGCCTACCGGCTCCACCGCCTATTCGCTCAGCGGCGGCGGCCCCATTTTGCACCCCACCCTGGATGCGATTGTTGTTGTTCCCATGAACCCCCACACCCTAAGCAGCCGTCCGATTGTTGTTGCTGGTAACAGTGAAATCAGCATTCGCGTGGGTGAACATAATCGCGCCGAGCCGATGGTGACCTGTGATGGCAGCTCGCACGTAGAAGTACAGACGGGCGATGAAATTTGTATCCGCAAAAAAAGTCAGTTACTCGAGTTGCTACATCCCCTGGATTACAACTTCTATCAGCGTTGCCGCTCCAAGTTAGGCTGGGGTGGGCATTTGTTGCGAGAGTAG
- a CDS encoding DUF1853 family protein, which yields MLIAPLADTDPFHLLRHQAVRDLAWCCLSPPLLQELPGSNTQIFPLADIDIWPWLQALDKDPGPLLDALMQVKSTRLGIYYESLWRFYFTHAPHWQLLAHNFPINRGKATLGAFDFLCRRGDDYWHIETAVKFYLCDTHDPQQAQDWQHWIGPNSHDRFDLKLARLRDHQLPLHQTPEGHTALQQRFPQADQWRSGLCLQGYLFSPAPATLSINQLTSAEYIHSLPRALHSHASQALGFWWYLRDFLTLIAATNPSSDKFSWIILEREQWFSPVEVHGADLITNMESLNQQLIHQLQQTKRPLMVAAVIESCLENDEKNSIWREQLRGFVVPDDWPQNHSNP from the coding sequence ATGCTAATTGCCCCGCTTGCAGACACCGATCCATTTCACCTACTTCGCCATCAAGCCGTGCGCGATTTGGCCTGGTGCTGCCTGAGCCCACCTTTATTGCAGGAATTACCAGGCAGCAATACACAAATCTTCCCTCTGGCAGACATAGACATCTGGCCTTGGTTGCAAGCACTGGACAAAGATCCGGGCCCACTCCTCGATGCCTTGATGCAGGTAAAAAGCACACGCCTCGGCATTTATTACGAAAGCCTTTGGCGTTTTTATTTTACCCATGCACCACACTGGCAATTGCTCGCGCATAACTTCCCCATCAACCGCGGCAAAGCGACTCTCGGCGCCTTTGATTTTTTATGTCGGCGCGGCGATGACTATTGGCATATTGAAACGGCGGTAAAATTTTATTTGTGCGACACCCACGATCCGCAACAAGCTCAAGATTGGCAACATTGGATTGGCCCCAACAGCCACGATCGTTTTGATTTGAAATTGGCGCGCTTGCGCGATCACCAATTGCCGCTGCATCAAACTCCCGAGGGGCACACTGCGCTGCAACAGCGTTTTCCCCAAGCAGATCAGTGGCGCAGCGGACTTTGCCTGCAAGGGTATTTATTTTCACCCGCGCCCGCCACCCTATCCATCAATCAATTAACCAGCGCAGAATATATCCATAGCCTGCCGCGAGCGCTGCACAGCCATGCCTCTCAAGCCTTAGGATTTTGGTGGTATTTGCGCGACTTTTTAACACTCATCGCTGCAACAAACCCCTCTAGCGACAAGTTCAGTTGGATAATTTTAGAACGCGAGCAATGGTTTTCACCGGTAGAGGTTCATGGCGCAGACTTGATAACGAATATGGAATCACTAAACCAGCAATTAATTCACCAACTCCAACAAACAAAACGGCCGCTCATGGTAGCGGCCGTTATAGAGTCATGCTTGGAGAATGATGAAAAAAATAGTATTTGGCGAGAGCAGTTACGCGGTTTTGTGGTGCCAGATGACTGGCCGCAAAACCACAGCAACCCTTAA
- a CDS encoding cyclic nucleotide-binding domain-containing protein: protein MQAQKSIPMPPVEFDLNLTHTLVPLKDMSESHLLALLSNASQETVCAGQSLFVAGNYDGQHVYLLHGDVSLVAGDGLRTRVKGRSSLFPIAHQQPRQVTAIAETDCSLVRINSEQLDKLLTWSEVADYLQLNISRERDLDEDVDWMMTVLRSNLFFKVPPLNVEQIFSRLIPQVVYAGDVIIRQGEIGDQCYFIKEGEADVTRHQDNKREHLATIGVGRCFGEDALVNEAARNASVIMRTDGVLMRLGKQDFYRLLKEPVVATLAFNELQNTIAKGAVAVDVRSEEEYSEGHLPQAVNVPLNILAIKSRLLNKENTYLFYCDTGRRSRAAAHLLAQQGYKTLALDNCAQLFTPQAQLIHLTDTQNYLLRDGLAVAGK, encoded by the coding sequence ATGCAGGCTCAAAAATCCATACCAATGCCGCCAGTTGAATTTGACCTGAATTTGACGCACACACTGGTGCCACTTAAAGATATGAGTGAGAGCCATCTGCTCGCACTACTCAGCAACGCATCGCAGGAAACGGTCTGTGCCGGGCAGTCACTTTTTGTGGCGGGTAATTACGATGGGCAACATGTTTATTTACTTCATGGCGATGTAAGTCTGGTGGCCGGTGATGGCTTGCGCACCCGTGTCAAAGGTCGTTCCTCCCTGTTTCCTATTGCTCATCAGCAACCACGTCAGGTGACAGCAATTGCCGAAACGGACTGCAGTCTCGTGCGCATCAACAGTGAGCAATTGGATAAGTTGCTCACTTGGAGTGAAGTGGCGGATTACTTACAGCTCAATATTTCCCGCGAGCGTGATCTGGATGAAGATGTTGATTGGATGATGACAGTGTTGCGCTCCAATTTATTTTTTAAGGTTCCTCCTTTAAATGTAGAGCAGATTTTTTCGCGCTTGATACCGCAAGTCGTTTACGCGGGTGACGTTATTATTCGCCAAGGTGAAATTGGCGACCAGTGTTATTTCATCAAAGAAGGCGAAGCCGATGTTACGCGCCATCAGGATAATAAGCGCGAACATCTGGCTACCATCGGTGTGGGGCGTTGTTTTGGCGAGGATGCACTGGTAAATGAAGCAGCGCGTAATGCCAGCGTGATTATGCGCACTGACGGCGTGTTAATGCGCTTGGGCAAACAGGATTTTTATCGCCTATTGAAAGAACCCGTGGTGGCAACGCTCGCCTTTAATGAGTTGCAAAATACTATTGCCAAGGGCGCGGTAGCAGTTGATGTGCGTAGTGAGGAAGAATACAGCGAAGGTCATTTGCCGCAGGCAGTTAATGTGCCGCTAAATATTTTGGCGATTAAATCCCGTCTGCTAAATAAAGAAAACACGTATCTCTTTTATTGCGATACCGGGCGTCGTAGTCGTGCTGCTGCGCATTTGTTGGCGCAGCAGGGTTACAAAACCTTGGCGCTGGATAATTGTGCCCAGCTTTTTACACCGCAGGCGCAACTAATCCATTTGACTGATACTCAAAATTATTTGTTGCGCGATGGATTGGCGGTTGCAGGAAAATAA
- a CDS encoding 1-aminocyclopropane-1-carboxylate deaminase/D-cysteine desulfhydrase produces MVIETAQQLADAALAVPLQRATTAMLSKQGIELWVRRDDLLDSQLSGNKFYKLFFNLQAARSQGFSQVLSFGGAYSNHLHALAAAAHRYRINAIGVIRGERPAHLSATLMDAEAWGMKLVFVSRAEYDRKTEADWLTDMQACYGPSYLIPEGGANLAGARGVQLLGHALEQQTQGDYAAVCIPVGTGTSLAGLAAGVDRQKPVIGFSVLKGAGDLGANIATCYRELVSAESYFADNWRLISGFHGGGYAKKPSASLFEFWRGFERSTGIPLDPVYTIKMLWGISSLAQQGYWPRGSRLIAIHTGGLQGRRGFNCP; encoded by the coding sequence GTGGTGATAGAAACCGCGCAGCAGTTGGCAGATGCTGCTCTTGCAGTGCCTTTACAGCGGGCAACAACGGCAATGCTCTCCAAACAGGGCATTGAGTTGTGGGTCAGGCGTGATGATTTGTTGGATTCGCAATTGTCGGGCAACAAATTTTATAAGTTGTTTTTTAATTTGCAGGCGGCGCGTAGCCAAGGCTTCTCCCAAGTGCTCAGTTTTGGTGGTGCTTATTCCAACCATCTACATGCATTGGCCGCTGCGGCGCATCGTTATCGCATTAACGCTATTGGTGTTATTCGCGGCGAGCGACCTGCGCACTTGAGCGCAACCTTGATGGATGCCGAGGCCTGGGGGATGAAACTGGTTTTTGTTAGTCGCGCGGAGTACGACCGAAAAACTGAAGCGGATTGGCTGACCGATATGCAGGCTTGTTATGGGCCGTCATATCTTATTCCTGAAGGCGGAGCTAATCTTGCCGGTGCACGTGGAGTGCAGTTGTTGGGCCATGCGCTTGAGCAGCAAACACAGGGTGATTATGCTGCGGTATGCATTCCCGTTGGTACGGGCACTAGTTTGGCGGGTTTGGCTGCTGGTGTGGATCGACAAAAACCGGTAATTGGCTTTTCAGTGTTGAAAGGTGCCGGTGACTTAGGGGCTAATATCGCCACTTGTTATCGTGAGTTGGTTTCTGCGGAATCATACTTTGCCGATAACTGGCGATTAATTTCCGGTTTTCACGGCGGCGGTTATGCCAAAAAACCAAGTGCGAGTTTATTCGAGTTTTGGCGGGGGTTTGAGCGTAGCACGGGCATTCCCCTTGATCCGGTTTATACAATAAAAATGCTTTGGGGGATTAGTTCCCTGGCGCAACAAGGTTATTGGCCGCGCGGCTCACGCCTTATTGCGATTCACACCGGTGGTTTGCAAGGGCGCCGCGGTTTTAATTGCCCTTGA